Proteins encoded within one genomic window of Amorphoplanes friuliensis DSM 7358:
- a CDS encoding glycosyltransferase family 39 protein, which produces MLDAARRPILAAAVLAVLLRVPFLFTGLSTDEGGYAYVAQQWSRGDRLYDTAWLDRPQGLLLTYRALLAIDDSGWTIRLGMVLAGAIITVALAAIGWLLIGRATGIAAAWIYAVVGLAPHLEGITFNGELLASVPSTVAIALAVFWWRRDRSLWWLAGAGVLSGVALTMKQSGIDGIVVGLVILLLVARAARSVRPAPVSGPAGSPSSLSPASDPAGPAFHLLTGSEAARLPSASEGTAEPVPDGVGVLAAGGAFLGGVALPLLASVLHGIAVGWSYYWTALIGYQLSAMGGSGSNTGTRLTDLGRHAGDIALDLTVILIVSLLGWKAFDRGGRWLLGAWLFAGFVGINLGGSYWPHYFVQPLPALVLLVAAAVVGVRSVRWRRVLAAVVVLPTLGWLVTLAVMSPARRADTIPYDALAARDDRIAAVIRASTAPDDRIYVLESEAYLYFAADRQSPYPYLWGKPIDKIPDALPRLRAMLTSPQRPVLVVLDTPPAAVDPSGGIAADLAAHYHLDTVVEDVTILRAN; this is translated from the coding sequence ATGCTTGACGCCGCCCGCCGGCCGATCCTGGCGGCGGCGGTCCTCGCCGTGCTGCTGCGCGTGCCGTTCCTGTTCACCGGCCTGTCCACCGACGAGGGCGGCTACGCCTACGTCGCCCAGCAGTGGTCCCGCGGTGACCGCCTCTACGACACCGCCTGGCTCGACCGCCCGCAGGGCCTGCTCCTGACCTACCGCGCCCTGCTCGCCATCGACGACTCCGGCTGGACGATCCGCCTCGGCATGGTCCTCGCCGGCGCGATCATCACCGTGGCCCTCGCCGCGATCGGCTGGCTGCTGATCGGCCGCGCGACCGGCATCGCCGCCGCCTGGATCTACGCCGTCGTCGGCCTCGCTCCCCACCTCGAAGGCATCACCTTCAACGGCGAACTCCTCGCCTCCGTCCCGTCGACGGTGGCGATCGCCCTGGCGGTCTTCTGGTGGCGGCGCGACCGATCCCTGTGGTGGCTGGCGGGGGCGGGTGTGCTGTCCGGCGTCGCCCTCACGATGAAACAGTCCGGCATCGACGGCATCGTCGTCGGCCTGGTCATCCTTCTGCTGGTCGCCCGCGCCGCTCGATCCGTGCGGCCCGCCCCCGTCTCCGGTCCGGCCGGCTCGCCGTCCTCGCTCTCACCCGCCTCCGACCCGGCCGGCCCGGCCTTCCACTTGCTCACCGGGTCAGAGGCAGCCCGCCTTCCGTCCGCATCGGAGGGCACTGCCGAGCCTGTGCCTGACGGGGTGGGGGTGCTTGCCGCCGGTGGGGCGTTCCTCGGCGGGGTGGCTCTTCCGCTTCTGGCTTCTGTGCTGCACGGGATCGCGGTCGGGTGGTCCTACTACTGGACGGCGCTGATCGGTTATCAGCTCTCCGCCATGGGCGGGTCCGGGTCGAACACCGGGACCCGGCTGACGGATCTCGGGCGGCACGCCGGGGACATCGCGCTCGACCTGACCGTGATCCTGATCGTGTCGCTGCTCGGGTGGAAGGCGTTCGACCGCGGTGGCCGGTGGCTGCTCGGCGCCTGGCTGTTCGCCGGGTTCGTGGGCATCAACCTCGGCGGCTCGTACTGGCCGCACTACTTCGTCCAGCCGCTGCCCGCCCTGGTGCTGCTGGTCGCCGCCGCGGTGGTCGGCGTCCGTTCGGTGCGATGGCGGCGGGTGCTCGCCGCGGTCGTGGTGCTGCCCACCCTCGGGTGGTTGGTCACGCTGGCCGTCATGTCGCCGGCCCGGCGTGCGGACACCATCCCGTACGATGCGCTGGCCGCCCGCGACGACCGGATAGCCGCCGTGATCAGGGCTTCCACCGCGCCGGACGACCGGATCTACGTGCTGGAGTCCGAGGCGTACCTGTACTTCGCGGCGGACCGCCAATCGCCGTATCCCTACCTTTGGGGCAAACCGATCGACAAGATCCCGGACGCACTGCCACGGCTGCGCGCGATGCTCACCTCGCCGCAGCGGCCGGTGCTGGTTGTCCTCGACACGCCACCGGCCGCCGTCGACCCCAGCGGTGGCATCGCGGCCGACCTCGCCGCGCACTACCACCTCGACACGGTCGTCGAGGACGTGACGATCCTGAGGGCCAACTGA
- the mptB gene encoding polyprenol phosphomannose-dependent alpha 1,6 mannosyltransferase MptB: MAAALLTGHRQTVEGWLARPAVLRWLGFFGALCCAIDGILFGAPTWIRRGVSVMSILRGPNGVAIMLLWIAGLTALCIAWWWGRKITLPSQRWIIVTALLWIVPLLVIPPLASRDMYAYACQGSSYDAGFNPSVVGISAQPCPWLDSVSVVWRDTPTPYGPLWIMLAGLAAAFGSQILALAIFRIYALLAVIALAAVVPVLARRLGAPPDRALWLVLCCPIVAIHVIGGGHNDALTMVALLAGLAMIAASRPGGGRLRVGGDLLRPGAGRAGDDRPDPAEDGPSPGGDPLWQGGNRAGDDRPYPVEDGPSPGGGPLWPGANRTGSERPYPVEDGPSPGGGPLWPGANRTGSERPYPAEDGPSPDSDPLRPGANRPGVGRAGADLADPNRADRDSADADLIDRDLVSANLAGGERVRSGGGRSIAWLVAGGALVGAGIAIKTTVGVVLPFAALLAAGGLQAGRDGWLRFLRRGGAVVGGALAGLLVLSFVSGLGLGWATALSGAGESRSWTSPSTAVGIAVNAVGKWFGAQIDVVPATRLVALGLMLVALVVVWWRFRRGNALHGAALACLIVIFCAPITQPWYLYWVLVLLAVTTVRMRWLEIAVVASMFLILPNGDGAWKPLQVPFAFLVTALVGWVLWRAVTWLREPVS, translated from the coding sequence ATGGCCGCCGCCCTGCTCACCGGGCACCGGCAGACCGTCGAGGGCTGGCTGGCGCGACCAGCGGTGCTGCGCTGGCTGGGCTTCTTCGGCGCACTCTGCTGCGCGATCGACGGCATCCTCTTCGGCGCACCCACGTGGATCCGCCGCGGCGTGTCCGTCATGAGCATCCTGCGCGGACCCAACGGCGTGGCGATCATGCTGTTGTGGATCGCCGGGCTCACCGCCCTGTGCATCGCCTGGTGGTGGGGCCGCAAGATCACTCTGCCGTCCCAGCGCTGGATCATCGTCACCGCCCTGCTCTGGATCGTCCCGCTCCTGGTGATCCCACCCCTGGCCAGCCGAGACATGTACGCGTACGCCTGCCAGGGCTCCAGCTACGACGCGGGCTTCAACCCCTCGGTCGTCGGCATCTCGGCCCAGCCATGCCCCTGGCTCGACTCGGTCTCGGTGGTCTGGCGCGACACCCCCACGCCGTACGGGCCGCTCTGGATCATGCTCGCGGGCCTGGCCGCTGCCTTCGGCTCCCAGATCCTCGCGCTCGCGATCTTCCGCATCTACGCCCTGCTGGCGGTGATCGCCCTCGCGGCCGTGGTGCCCGTGCTCGCCCGCCGGCTGGGCGCGCCTCCGGACCGGGCCCTGTGGCTGGTCCTGTGCTGCCCGATCGTGGCCATCCACGTCATCGGTGGCGGGCACAACGACGCGTTGACCATGGTGGCCCTGCTCGCGGGCCTCGCGATGATCGCAGCTTCGAGACCTGGCGGGGGTCGGCTTCGAGTCGGCGGTGATCTGCTTCGGCCGGGCGCTGGCCGGGCCGGCGATGATCGGCCCGACCCCGCAGAGGATGGGCCGTCGCCCGGCGGTGACCCGCTTTGGCAGGGCGGGAATCGGGCCGGCGATGATCGGCCTTACCCCGTAGAGGATGGGCCGTCGCCCGGCGGCGGCCCGCTTTGGCCTGGCGCGAATCGGACCGGCAGTGAGCGGCCTTACCCCGTAGAGGATGGGCCGTCGCCCGGCGGCGGCCCGCTTTGGCCTGGCGCGAATCGGACCGGCAGTGAGCGGCCTTACCCCGCAGAGGATGGGCCGTCGCCTGACAGCGACCCGCTTCGGCCTGGCGCGAATCGGCCTGGAGTGGGCCGGGCCGGCGCAGACTTGGCCGACCCGAACCGGGCCGACCGCGACTCAGCGGACGCGGACTTGATCGACCGGGACTTGGTCAGCGCGAATTTGGCCGGCGGGGAGCGGGTGCGGTCGGGGGGTGGCCGGTCTATCGCTTGGCTGGTGGCGGGGGGTGCGCTGGTCGGCGCGGGCATTGCGATCAAGACGACCGTCGGTGTGGTGCTGCCGTTTGCGGCGTTGCTCGCTGCCGGGGGACTGCAGGCCGGGCGTGACGGCTGGTTGCGCTTCCTGCGGCGGGGTGGCGCGGTGGTCGGTGGGGCGCTTGCCGGGTTGCTTGTTCTTTCGTTCGTGTCGGGGCTCGGGCTGGGCTGGGCCACGGCCCTGTCCGGCGCGGGGGAGTCGCGGAGTTGGACTTCGCCGTCGACCGCGGTCGGAATTGCGGTCAACGCTGTCGGGAAGTGGTTCGGGGCGCAGATCGATGTGGTGCCCGCGACGCGGCTGGTCGCGCTGGGCCTGATGCTGGTCGCCCTGGTGGTGGTCTGGTGGCGCTTCCGGCGGGGGAACGCTCTGCACGGCGCGGCGCTGGCCTGCCTCATCGTCATCTTCTGCGCGCCGATCACGCAGCCCTGGTACCTGTACTGGGTGCTGGTGTTGCTGGCCGTCACAACCGTGCGCATGCGGTGGCTGGAGATCGCTGTGGTCGCGTCGATGTTTCTGATCCTGCCCAACGGTGACGGCGCGTGGAAACCGCTGCAGGTGCCGTTTGCGTTCCTGGTCACCGCGCTCGTCGGCTGGGTGCTGTGGCGTGCCGTCACGTGGCTGCGCGAGCCCGTCTCTTGA
- the mptB gene encoding polyprenol phosphomannose-dependent alpha 1,6 mannosyltransferase MptB, whose product MGSLATAGSAYLGGSGFERVPSVNPLTLLSGQKGVLLPICWVVGTALLISAWWWGRHVVPSTRWALITTGLWLLPVLPFLPLGSADVYSYACQGYVQHAGGDPYAMGVQEFGCPWLDSVATSWRDSPAPYGPLFLILAAWAVGLAGDSLGAVIAGLRVIALAGLALTALGLPVLARRAGKDPARAVWLVLACPLVLVHLVSGAHNDALMIGLIVAGLALIAKSATLPPTTGQPSLLNADRSGFSDAAQQDQSSATEREDPDRLSGTRGGLGRPAWRVLAFLVGGGVVLGLAVAVKATAVVVLPFAVLAVVRNSAPLRALWRPAVAIGGGALLATAVLSLVSGRGFGWVAGLARSGDSVTWGSPSTAVGLTVEFLVRLFGPEINAVPVTRAIGVVLLAVILVALWWRARQGGALPGAGLALAATVLCAPVFHPWYATWPLAVLATTGTRLRDPATTGSRAGDPQHPATGGIEDDNRWLLGLCAFAATLTLPAGYNWALYTRIPGAIVVTAALVVLAVVQVRRRRVFA is encoded by the coding sequence GTGGGCAGCTTGGCGACCGCCGGCAGTGCCTACCTCGGCGGGTCCGGCTTTGAGCGGGTGCCGAGCGTCAACCCCCTCACGCTGCTCAGCGGGCAGAAGGGTGTGCTGCTGCCGATCTGCTGGGTCGTCGGCACCGCCCTGCTGATCTCCGCGTGGTGGTGGGGGCGGCACGTGGTGCCCTCGACACGCTGGGCCCTGATCACCACCGGTCTGTGGCTCCTGCCGGTGCTCCCGTTCCTGCCCCTGGGCAGCGCGGACGTGTACTCCTACGCCTGCCAGGGCTACGTCCAGCACGCCGGCGGTGACCCGTACGCGATGGGCGTCCAGGAGTTCGGCTGCCCCTGGCTCGATTCGGTGGCAACCTCCTGGCGCGACTCACCTGCGCCGTACGGTCCGTTGTTCCTGATCCTGGCGGCCTGGGCGGTGGGCCTGGCCGGAGACTCGCTGGGCGCGGTCATCGCCGGGTTGCGGGTGATCGCGCTGGCGGGTCTGGCGTTGACCGCTCTGGGCCTGCCGGTGCTGGCCAGGCGCGCGGGGAAGGACCCGGCGAGGGCGGTGTGGCTGGTGCTGGCCTGCCCGCTGGTGCTGGTCCACCTGGTGTCGGGCGCCCACAACGACGCTCTGATGATCGGCCTCATCGTCGCCGGCCTCGCCCTGATCGCCAAGTCTGCCACGCTTCCACCGACCACCGGGCAGCCCAGCCTTCTGAACGCCGACCGGTCCGGCTTTTCTGACGCAGCGCAGCAGGATCAGTCGTCGGCCACCGAGCGGGAGGATCCGGACCGCCTTTCGGGCACCCGGGGCGGACTGGGACGGCCGGCGTGGCGAGTCCTGGCGTTTCTGGTCGGCGGTGGGGTGGTGCTCGGTCTTGCGGTTGCGGTGAAAGCAACCGCCGTGGTCGTCCTGCCGTTCGCCGTCCTGGCCGTCGTCAGAAACTCGGCACCGCTCAGAGCGCTGTGGCGGCCGGCCGTGGCTATCGGTGGGGGAGCGCTGCTCGCCACCGCGGTGTTGTCGCTGGTTTCTGGGCGCGGGTTCGGCTGGGTGGCCGGTCTGGCCCGGAGCGGCGACAGCGTCACCTGGGGTTCGCCGTCGACCGCCGTGGGGCTCACCGTGGAGTTTCTGGTCCGGCTCTTCGGCCCCGAGATCAACGCGGTGCCGGTCACGCGGGCGATCGGTGTGGTTCTGCTCGCGGTGATCCTGGTGGCCCTCTGGTGGCGGGCCCGGCAGGGCGGCGCGCTGCCCGGCGCGGGCCTGGCCCTGGCCGCGACGGTGCTGTGCGCGCCGGTCTTCCACCCCTGGTACGCCACATGGCCCCTCGCGGTTCTTGCCACCACCGGCACCCGCCTCCGCGATCCAGCCACCACCGGCAGCCGTGCCGGCGATCCGCAGCACCCGGCCACAGGCGGAATCGAGGACGACAATCGCTGGCTGCTGGGGCTTTGTGCGTTTGCGGCGACGCTGACCTTGCCGGCCGGGTACAACTGGGCGCTCTACACGCGGATACCGGGGGCGATCGTGGTGACTGCCGCGCTTGTGGTCCTGGCTGTTGTTCAGGTGCGGCGCCGTAGGGTGTTCGCGTGA
- a CDS encoding glycosyltransferase 87 family protein, translated as MTRRALIVAACAVVTAALLVWASVHHGFFDSKVYSGAVRYWFRDGGMVYDWLRPGTPYGFTYPPFAGLVMAPMAFLPFPVILVIACLATVVSTAVLTWWLVAPLVRRKGWTKWFAGSVAVALALCFEPVRETFGFGQVNTLLLALVAGDVLFGVARGRRWAGVGIGLATAIKLTPGVFILYLLVTRQWRAAGTAIGAAAAATLVAAWIFPDEAREFWTAALWDTNRVGNLEYLSNQSLRGMLARLPVDGVESKLWIVGVLLTLGFWFWRVRAAARNGDHFGGLALTGLLGCLISPVTWIHHCVWLLPAIVRCVEAGLTSLPAPGSTPAAKLPAPGSTPAAKLPAPGSTPAAKLPAPGSTPAAKLPAPGSTPAAKLPAPGSTPAAKLPAPGSTPAAKLPAPGSTPAAKLPAPGSTPAAKLPAPGSTPAAKLPAPGSTPAANPRPEPATTPSSEPAAKLNSKTAANPGSEPGVNSGGEPAATRGGERITNPATPDHDSSKARAGDRRSLWLGASAYLVLSSHLTWLWETGPKPPLAFLGSNLYVWFSLALLIGMPVTSKIRTDETRRPMGKAGTPDVSRVVT; from the coding sequence GTGACTCGCCGGGCCCTGATCGTTGCCGCCTGTGCGGTGGTCACCGCGGCGCTGCTGGTGTGGGCTTCCGTGCACCACGGGTTCTTCGACTCGAAGGTCTACTCCGGTGCCGTTCGCTACTGGTTCCGTGACGGTGGCATGGTCTACGACTGGTTGCGGCCGGGAACTCCCTACGGCTTCACGTATCCGCCGTTTGCCGGGCTGGTCATGGCGCCGATGGCGTTTCTGCCGTTTCCGGTGATTCTGGTGATTGCGTGCCTGGCCACGGTGGTCAGCACGGCGGTGCTGACGTGGTGGCTGGTCGCGCCGCTCGTACGCAGGAAAGGCTGGACGAAGTGGTTTGCGGGAAGCGTCGCGGTGGCGCTGGCGCTCTGCTTCGAGCCGGTACGGGAGACGTTCGGGTTCGGGCAGGTCAACACGTTGCTGCTGGCGCTGGTCGCCGGTGACGTGTTGTTCGGGGTGGCGCGCGGGCGGCGGTGGGCGGGTGTCGGCATCGGGCTGGCCACCGCGATCAAGCTGACCCCTGGCGTGTTCATCCTCTATCTGCTGGTCACGCGGCAGTGGCGGGCTGCGGGTACGGCCATCGGGGCGGCCGCTGCGGCGACGCTGGTGGCCGCGTGGATCTTCCCGGACGAGGCGCGGGAGTTCTGGACGGCCGCGCTGTGGGACACCAACCGGGTCGGCAACCTCGAATATCTCTCCAACCAGTCGCTGCGGGGGATGCTCGCGCGGCTTCCGGTCGACGGTGTCGAGTCCAAGCTCTGGATCGTCGGTGTGCTGCTGACGCTCGGTTTCTGGTTCTGGCGGGTGCGCGCGGCGGCCCGGAACGGTGACCATTTCGGCGGGCTGGCCCTGACCGGCCTGCTCGGCTGCCTGATCAGCCCGGTCACCTGGATCCACCACTGTGTCTGGCTGCTCCCGGCCATCGTCCGCTGCGTCGAAGCCGGCCTGACCTCACTCCCAGCACCCGGCAGCACGCCGGCCGCAAAGCTCCCAGCACCCGGCAGCACGCCGGCCGCAAAGCTCCCAGCACCCGGCAGCACGCCGGCCGCAAAGCTCCCAGCACCCGGCAGCACGCCGGCCGCAAAGCTCCCAGCACCCGGCAGCACGCCGGCCGCAAAGCTCCCAGCACCCGGCAGCACGCCGGCCGCAAAGCTCCCAGCACCCGGCAGCACGCCGGCCGCAAAGCTCCCAGCACCCGGCAGCACGCCGGCCGCAAAGCTCCCAGCACCCGGCAGCACGCCGGCCGCAAAGCTCCCAGCACCCGGCAGCACGCCGGCCGCAAAGCTCCCAGCACCCGGCAGCACGCCGGCCGCAAACCCCCGCCCGGAGCCGGCCACAACACCCAGCAGCGAGCCTGCCGCAAAACTCAACAGCAAGACTGCGGCAAACCCCGGCAGCGAGCCAGGCGTCAACTCCGGCGGCGAGCCTGCCGCAACCCGCGGCGGCGAGCGGATCACCAACCCCGCAACCCCCGACCACGACAGCAGCAAGGCGCGCGCAGGAGACCGGCGGTCGTTATGGCTGGGCGCTTCGGCCTACCTCGTGCTCAGTTCGCATCTGACCTGGTTGTGGGAGACCGGACCCAAGCCGCCCCTGGCCTTCCTCGGCAGCAATCTCTACGTCTGGTTCAGCCTGGCGCTGCTCATCGGTATGCCGGTCACCTCCAAGATCAGGACGGATGAGACAAGGCGTCCGATGGGCAAGGCAGGGACACCTGACGTTTCCCGGGTGGTCACCTGA
- a CDS encoding esterase-like activity of phytase family protein, which yields MTEDGRTVVYTDSPGKRLGFVDITDPSRPKPAGTLAMGGEPTSVAHLGGLLLAGVNTSASFTEPSGKLVVIDARTRVIRKSLDLGGQPDSVAVAPSGRYIAVAIENERDEDVDDGAIPQAPAGYLSVIDTRTWAVSKVDLTGLAEVAPGDPEPEYVSVNSRDEAIVSLQENNHLAIVSLAKRKVVKHFSAGTVTVSGVDTEDDDRIELSGTITAKREPDGVTWLSDDLFATANEGDYEGGSRGWTIFDRGGKVVWDAGNTLEHLAVEHGLYPDKRSDAKGIEPENVAFGRFDGVPYVFVNAERGNFTAVYDVSRPWAPKFRQILPTTNGPEGVVAVPKRNLIVVSSEEELPDEGIRGTVQIYGFGRSSFPSLVSRNTIPWGTLSGLAAVPGRKDQLVSVTDSAYSPTRLLTIDTAVRPAAIIRELTVTKDGRPIGYDAEGVATLRTGGYWLAVEGSASTPNLLVRVDERGRVQEEVPLPADVAAAVTTNGLEGIAVAGTDVWVAVQRPLKGETTARVGRWSNGTWSWLAYPLDTAKVGWTGLSELVAVDHNTFAVVERDNQRGPAAAIKKIYRFDVPKTWTGVPVVRKSLVEDLLPMLKADNGWVQDKVEGLAIAGNGQAYAVTDNDAIDDATGETVFLRLGRF from the coding sequence GTGACCGAGGACGGGCGCACGGTGGTCTACACCGACAGCCCCGGCAAGCGGCTGGGTTTTGTCGACATCACCGATCCGTCGCGGCCGAAGCCGGCCGGCACGCTGGCGATGGGTGGTGAGCCGACCTCCGTCGCGCATCTCGGGGGGTTGCTGCTCGCCGGGGTGAACACCAGTGCGAGCTTCACCGAGCCGTCCGGCAAGCTCGTGGTGATCGACGCGCGTACCCGGGTGATCCGGAAGAGTTTGGATCTGGGCGGGCAGCCTGACTCCGTCGCCGTGGCGCCGAGCGGACGGTACATCGCCGTCGCGATCGAGAACGAGCGTGACGAGGACGTCGACGACGGTGCGATTCCGCAGGCGCCCGCCGGTTACCTGTCGGTGATCGACACGCGTACCTGGGCGGTCAGCAAGGTTGATCTCACCGGTCTGGCCGAGGTCGCGCCCGGTGATCCGGAGCCGGAGTACGTCAGCGTCAACTCGCGGGACGAGGCGATCGTCAGCCTGCAGGAGAACAACCACCTGGCGATCGTGTCGCTGGCGAAGCGCAAGGTCGTCAAGCATTTCAGCGCGGGTACGGTCACGGTGTCCGGCGTGGACACCGAGGACGACGACCGCATCGAGCTGAGCGGGACGATCACCGCCAAGCGCGAGCCCGACGGTGTCACCTGGCTCTCCGACGACCTGTTCGCCACGGCCAACGAGGGTGATTACGAGGGCGGCTCCCGCGGCTGGACGATCTTCGACCGTGGCGGCAAGGTCGTCTGGGACGCCGGCAACACGCTCGAGCACCTGGCGGTCGAGCACGGGCTCTACCCGGACAAGCGTTCCGACGCCAAGGGCATCGAGCCGGAGAACGTGGCGTTCGGCCGGTTCGACGGCGTTCCGTACGTTTTTGTCAACGCCGAGCGCGGCAACTTCACCGCCGTCTACGACGTGTCGCGCCCGTGGGCGCCGAAGTTCCGGCAGATCCTGCCGACGACCAACGGCCCCGAGGGTGTTGTCGCCGTGCCGAAGCGCAACCTGATCGTCGTCTCCAGCGAAGAGGAGCTCCCGGACGAGGGCATCCGCGGCACCGTGCAGATCTACGGGTTCGGGCGGTCGTCGTTCCCGTCGCTGGTGTCCCGCAACACCATCCCGTGGGGCACGCTGTCGGGCCTGGCGGCCGTGCCGGGGCGCAAGGACCAGCTGGTCTCGGTCACCGACAGCGCCTACAGCCCGACGCGGCTGCTGACCATCGACACCGCGGTGCGCCCGGCGGCGATCATCCGCGAGCTCACCGTGACCAAGGACGGCCGGCCGATCGGTTACGACGCCGAGGGCGTCGCCACCCTCAGGACCGGCGGTTACTGGCTGGCCGTCGAGGGTTCCGCCTCCACCCCCAACCTTCTGGTACGGGTGGACGAGCGTGGCCGCGTACAGGAGGAAGTGCCGTTGCCCGCCGACGTGGCGGCCGCGGTGACCACCAACGGCCTGGAGGGGATCGCCGTCGCCGGCACCGACGTGTGGGTCGCGGTGCAGCGCCCGCTGAAGGGCGAGACGACCGCGCGCGTCGGCCGCTGGTCGAACGGCACCTGGTCGTGGCTGGCCTACCCGCTGGACACCGCGAAGGTCGGCTGGACCGGACTGTCGGAGCTGGTCGCCGTGGACCACAACACGTTTGCGGTCGTCGAGCGGGACAACCAGCGCGGACCGGCGGCGGCGATCAAGAAGATCTACCGCTTCGACGTGCCGAAGACGTGGACCGGTGTTCCGGTCGTGCGGAAGTCGCTGGTCGAGGACCTGTTGCCGATGCTGAAGGCGGACAACGGCTGGGTGCAGGACAAGGTCGAGGGTCTGGCGATCGCGGGCAACGGTCAGGCGTACGCCGTCACCGACAACGACGCGATCGACGACGCGACGGGTGAGACGGTCTTCCTGCGCCTGGGCCGCTTCTGA